A segment of the Rhodothermales bacterium genome:
ACAGGAGGGAAATCCTGCGATACAAATAATAACCGCATCAACGTGCCCGCATCCTTACCGCCACTCCATGTCGTACCGGGACATCCGATCGATCAACGGCAGCCGCGGCAACGATTCCAGCGCCGCATCCGCCCAGCGATCCCAGGGAAAACCGAGGAGCAGCAGGGTATAGGTGTTCGCCGGAAAGTTGATTTTCATGGACAGCAGGATACCGATGTGCATGCCGATAAGCAGGATGGCAATATACGGGCGCGTCTTCGGAAACCACATGAGAAAGCCAAAAGCCTCCGTCAGCAACCCGAACGTGAGGATCAGGGTCGCCACCGGCTTGTAGCTGAGCGCAAGCTCCTGGAGGGCGTTGTATTCGACCACCCCCGTCATCGAGAACGTGTCCACGGTTCGCTCGGCGATCCACATCCAGAGGTGGCTGCCGTCGACCCACGACGGACCTGTGGCGATGAGTTTGCAGAGCGCGGCGGAGGAGTAGCCGAGCCCGACAAAAAAGAAGGAGAATCCGAGCGCGAACCGCAGGGCGTGCACGCGGCTCTGGTAAGCGAGCGCCCCCAGTGCGAGGGCGAGCAGGCAAAAACCGATGATGTTCGACCCGTGAGATATCTCCCCGAGGCAATACCGCGCCGTGTACTGCAGGTGCATCAGGAGCAGGCCGGCGGCGTAGCCGTATTTCCACTTCCCGAGGAAGCCCATCAGCATGGCGGCCGTCATGAGGCCGGCGACGACCAGCGGCGCCGTCCGGTTAAACATGAACGAGATGTCGATGTGCGAGGCGATGCCGAGCGGGAGGACGACTTCCCCGATGCGGCCGATGTAGAAGCCCCAGGTCCAGGCGAAATACACCACCCAGTATACGATGAAGGCCTCGAAGGCTCGGTGATACAGGATTTCGCCCGGCGTGAGTTCGCGGTCGAGGGCGAAGAGTTTGGCGGTAAAGGTGGCCATGGGTTCAGTCCGATGCAATGTCGAGGGTCGGATTAAAACGCGTGGTGTCCGGCGCGAGCACGATAAACGGCGTATAGCTCACATCGACCTGCCGGGAGGCGTCGAGGCGCCCCTGCACTCGCATGATAAGCAGCGAGTTATTCGCGAGATTATCCCCGAAGATTTTGCGCAACGAGGCGACGCGTTCGGCGTTCCACGTGCTCGACTTGGCGATGAAGTTGGCGATGTCGTTCTGATTGATCCCGGTGGGATTGATCGGAAAGACCGCACCGGGCAGGTCTTCCAGGGTGGTTGTGCGCCAGAGCAGGGAATCCGGCGTTTCGCTGACATCGCGAACGACGGCGCGCGTCCAGGTGCGGCCGCCTTGCGAGAACATGGGATAAATACTGAAGGGCCAGAACTCGCCGAGGTGCGTAGCAACCAGAAGGGCGTACACTACGATCGTACCTATCAGGAGCCGGCGCGCTTTGGCGTGGTCAGGAGGGCGCATCGGTTTTCAGCGTCTAGAATAAAGCGCAGGGAAATTAGACCCTGGCTTTTGGTGGTTCGGTAGTATATCAACCACGTCAAAAGCCGGGTGGATCCTTACGACGGCAAGCGGCTCTAAGAGCCTTTCGGGACAACCGACGTTACGGGAGCGAAACAGGAAGGATGCACACAGTATCTCTACGCGAGCGATGGACCGCGTTTGCGGAATCGCGCGGCGGACGGATAGCCATCCGGACGGTTCGGTACGCGTTCACGCTGGCCGTACTCGGTTATCTCTTCTCCAAATTGCGCGAGGTGGGGTGGCGTGAAATCTGGACCACCCTTCCGGTCAACCCGCTTTTTTATCTCTTCGGGCTGCTCGTCTACATTTCCATTCCCCTGACCGACGTGATCACGTACGGGAAGACGTGGGGGCATTCGTTGTGGTTCGGGATGCCGGCTTTCATCAAGAAGCGCATCTACAACCAGGACGTCCTCGGCTATTCGGGCGAGGTGTATTTCGCCGGCTGGGCGCAAAAGCAGCTGCGCCTGCCGCTGTCCAACATCCTCCGCACGGTGCGCGACATCAACATCCTCTCGTCGCTCGCCTCCACGCTGATCGCGATCGCCCTCATCTCGCTGTTCCTGGGGATCGGGCACGTCCGGCTCACCGATCTCTTTGATCGCAAGGCGCTCATGGGCGCGCTCGTCGCAGCCGGCGTGCTCGTGCTCCTCATTCCCGTGGCGATCCGGTTTCGCCGGTACCTTTTTGCGATGCCGCGCCGCCTCGCCCTGACGGTATTCGCCATCCAGTGCGCCCGCCTGCTGCTCGGCCAGGCGCTCCGGATCGGGCAGTGGACCGTCGCGATGCCCGACGTCCCCCTGCAGGTCTGGTTCTCCCTCGCGGCCGCCTCGCTCATCCTCAGCCGCATCCCGATCGTCCCCAGCCAGGATCTCATCTTTCTCGGCATCGGCGTCGAAATGTCCAGCATGCTGGGCGTATCCGAAGCCGGTATGTTCAGCATGCTGGCCGTATCCAGCGCCGTGGACAAGCTGCTCAACCTGGTGCTGTTCAGTTACTACTCCGTCCGGGGTACCGGGGCAAAAACCCCCTGAATAACATCCTTTTTGGGCGGTTTGGAAACATCGGCGCCCCCATCGCCCTTCAAGAACGCAACCACCACGGAACGATTGGTACCCGAGTTGCCACCTCTATCGTCGATCTAACGAGAGAACGACACTACATGGCTCGAAAACTCCTACTGCCGGTCGCGCTGCTATTCACGCTGGCCGGCATGGCCCCCCAGACCCTGGAACCGCCTCCGGGCAAGACCGTCACGATCGACGACTTCGAGTCGTACTCCGACGGAAGCCTGCCGACGCGCTGGAAGTACCTGCAGGACAAACAGCTCGTCTGGGTCAACCCGACCCATATGCGCGAGAACGAGAAGTTCTACGTAGCGGAGGAGAAGGGAAACAAGTTTCTGCGCGCCTTCACCCACGGCGAAGCCGTGCACCTCACGATGGCGAATGAAGTCGACGGTTTCGACTGGGACGTTCGCACGCATCCGATCCTTCGGTGGGACTGGCGCGCGCTCCAGCTGCCGGCCGACGCCCGCGAGGACGAAGACAGTAAAAACGACGCCGGCCTCGGCCTGTACGTTTATTTCTCGTTCGAAGGTTTTATCATCAAGCGCCCCAAGGGCATCAAATACTCGTACAGCTCGTCGCTCCCTGTCGGCACCGTGCTCAAACAGGACAAGCTGCGCGTCATCGTCGTGGCCAACGGCGCCGAGGATTTCGGCAAGTGGCTCCACTTCGAACGCAACGTGGTCGACGACTACCGAGCGGTTTTCGGTGAAGATCCCCCCGACCGGCCGCTGTCCATCCGCCTCTGGAGCGACTCGGACAACACAAACGGATACGGCGAAGGGGATTTTGACAACATCGCGCTCGCGCCACGGTAGCGCGTGAGCGTTGCGCGTGCTGCCGGCGCGCCGCCCTGACCCATGCAGGGTTACGCCGGCGGTCTTAAGGAGGGTTATGCACCGACTTTTTGTGGCGTTACGGCCGCTTATACGTTTTACCATCAAGCATCCCCTCTGGGTGCTGCTCATCGCATCCCTGTTCACGGCGCTCGGCCTGTTTAATGCCGCCCAGCTGCGCGTGGATACGGACTTCTCCAAGCTGCTCCCGCCCGACTACCCCAGCGTCAAGGCCCTCGAGCGGCTCCGCAGTACCGTCGGCAGCGAAAGCGGCGTCGACATCGCCATCGTCAGCCCGTCGTTCGACGCGAACCGGCGCTTCGCGGAAGCCTTCATCCCCCGGGCGCTGTCCCTGCAGGGCAAAGGCCAGAACGAACCCGATTTCTCGCGCGTCGACTACCGCCGCGAAACGGAATTCGTGAAGGACAATGCGCTCTACTTCGCGACGGAGGCGGAGCTGGACGAACTCGACACCTTCCTGGATCAGAAGATCGAAGAGTCGCGCCTGGCGGCCAATCCCTTCTTTTTCGATCTCGAAGACGACGAAGAGGAGCCGGCTCCCGATACGACGGCCGCCACCATGGAGCGCGTGTACAAGGACCTCGTCGGGAAGGACTATCCGGTTTCCGACGACAGCACGACGCTGGTCCTCCGCCTCATCCCCACGGGGTCGGCCACCAATATCCGGTTTATCGAGCGGGTTTATGCCGATGTCGACTCGCTGATCGCGTCGCTGGCGCCGGCCAGCTTCCATCCGGAGATGCAGATCGTCACCGCCGGCCGCCTGCTTCGACAGTACACCGAAGTCACCGCCATCACCAACGACGTCCGGCGCTCGTTCGGCGCCGGCGTGTTTACGGTGCTCATGGTGGTGGTGCTGTACTTTTTCTACAAAGGCTACCGGGCGCGCAGCGGCGGGCGTTTTTCGCTGCCGATGCTGCTGCAGCACCTCCTGCGCATCCCCGTGCTCGCCCTGCTCATCGCGATCCCGCTCCTCATGAGCCTGGCGTGGACCTTCGGCATCGCCTATGTCGCCTTTTCGACGCTGAACCTCATGACCTCGACGCTCGGGCTCGTGCTGTTCGGCCTCGGCATCGACTTCGGCATCCATTTTTACGCGCGGTATACGGAAGAACGGGCGATGGGCCTCTCCGTCATCGATGCGGCCGAGCTCACGTTCACGAGCACCGGACAGGCCATCACCGTGGGCGCGCTGACGACGGCGGCGGCGATGTTCGTGCTCGTCCTCGCCGATTTCCGGGGCTTTAGCGAGTTCGGATTCATCGCCGGCACAGGCATCGTGCTGGCGCTGTTCGCCATGCTGCTGGTCATGCCGGCGCTGATCTCGCTGTTCGAGCGGATGCATCTGCTCAACCTGAGCAACGAGGGTGTCGCCCCGGAGCCGGCCTCCAAAAAGCCGTTCCCCGCGGTGCGCACCATCCTCACGGGCAGCATCGCCGCGGTCATCCT
Coding sequences within it:
- a CDS encoding DUF3047 domain-containing protein, whose protein sequence is MARKLLLPVALLFTLAGMAPQTLEPPPGKTVTIDDFESYSDGSLPTRWKYLQDKQLVWVNPTHMRENEKFYVAEEKGNKFLRAFTHGEAVHLTMANEVDGFDWDVRTHPILRWDWRALQLPADAREDEDSKNDAGLGLYVYFSFEGFIIKRPKGIKYSYSSSLPVGTVLKQDKLRVIVVANGAEDFGKWLHFERNVVDDYRAVFGEDPPDRPLSIRLWSDSDNTNGYGEGDFDNIALAPR
- a CDS encoding MMPL family transporter; its protein translation is MLLIASLFTALGLFNAAQLRVDTDFSKLLPPDYPSVKALERLRSTVGSESGVDIAIVSPSFDANRRFAEAFIPRALSLQGKGQNEPDFSRVDYRRETEFVKDNALYFATEAELDELDTFLDQKIEESRLAANPFFFDLEDDEEEPAPDTTAATMERVYKDLVGKDYPVSDDSTTLVLRLIPTGSATNIRFIERVYADVDSLIASLAPASFHPEMQIVTAGRLLRQYTEVTAITNDVRRSFGAGVFTVLMVVVLYFFYKGYRARSGGRFSLPMLLQHLLRIPVLALLIAIPLLMSLAWTFGIAYVAFSTLNLMTSTLGLVLFGLGIDFGIHFYARYTEERAMGLSVIDAAELTFTSTGQAITVGALTTAAAMFVLVLADFRGFSEFGFIAGTGIVLALFAMLLVMPALISLFERMHLLNLSNEGVAPEPASKKPFPAVRTILTGSIAAVILALVFLPRVTFEYDFGSLEPTYESYNQRRDYIRRVFDDRERRNPAYIVVDSPEEVLPVVQAIRARAAADTISPTIREVESLQERFPTLPEGQAHKLGRIAHIRELLEDPFLSADTSDGMVKLRRAAGTRTPIALSTVPGYLKDRFTSKDGGIGNFIIVYPSVGLSDGRQSIAFSDDIGRIETADGAIYYAGSSSLVAADMLRLMRNESPWMVLATLVIVIVLMYANFSSVKWAALATVPLIVGVLWMLLIMELLGLRLNFYNLIVLPAVLGIGNDAGVHIVHRYMEEGRLSLRHVLKSTGEHVAMGSITTMIGFAGLLLSFHPGLETIGMLAVVGIGATLVSALLFLPALLQWLEDRTPA